Genomic DNA from Salvia miltiorrhiza cultivar Shanhuang (shh) chromosome 1, IMPLAD_Smil_shh, whole genome shotgun sequence:
AttcaactttaaaatttatactGATCAAGACTCTAATCTTATTTATTCAAGACAGACTCAGCCTCAAATGTCTGATACAATACAATAAAAAAGATGGCCTGTTGATGAAGAGTGAAGGATTCAACCTTGCTAAATCAGAAATACATTACAAGTAATTCAATGTACGTAACTTAAGTTTAAAATTCTCAACAAAGGTGGCACTAGTAGTAAGAAATTCTTTCATTACATTACattatattacatgaatgcatgtTGTATCATCTGAGTtctaaataaaagaaagcaataccATTTTATGCAAACAAAGCAGGAGACATAAAAGTGAATATCTTACCACAGGGGCTGTCCTAGCAGTAATCCCAAATCGACCGTGGCAAGCTGAGTCATTTGGCCTGTAAGCTTCAACCTTTCATCAAACACATACAATGCATAAATTGTAATCAGTCCCAAAACAACAGTATACGCACACACACGCACAAATATTCACCTCAGTTATCTGGAGAACGACGTCATCTTTCTTGAGATGCTTCCCCAGCAAACGAGGGGCAAGATCAAGGGCATCAATCTGGTAGAAATTAGGGCTCAAGATGGGATTTTTTTCcaagaaaatcgaagaaatgGATGTTATAGGCCGTATTTCCTCCTCCTGTTGATAATGGGGGTTGGGCTTCGCTCTTGATTTTCGTTTCGTTTCCGAGTCGAGTGCAATGGCTCTGGGGCGGGTAGATTTCCGTATAGTTCTGACTACTTTACTGGGGCTTTGAACCGTTTGCTTCTTGTTCATTTGGGATGAAAGATGATTAGATTTCTCAAAGAAGCGGAGCTGAATTTTGGTCGAAAGGAGAAGCATAGGGAATGGAAGGTCTTTTCttgttgaatttttaatttttattaatgcaTATATACTCCcgtatatttaaatttaaaattgataatACTTGTAGAGTTGGAGATGTAGATTCTCATTTCTTACGTATAATTGAATATATGAATATTTGAATTATATCTCTATTGCtccttaaattaaataagattGATATTCTGAGACTACTATTTTCCTTTTCACTCATCACTTAAAAACCCTAACGAAAATAATGAAATCCTCGATCTATTTGATTTAGACATATTCATAAAGTGTTCTATATAGTTTCATGAATGAATTCTTCTATGCCTAAATCTTTTGTAGATAATTATATTTCGAGAAGATTTTTAGTTAATATTGATTTTAGTggtacaaaataataaaaatataattattcaatttaaaGTTTTAGAAGAAAACACTTGGATatagtatttttctttcaaccaaataaatgaaagaaatgaataTGTTTATTTACAATAATATTTCCAATAGTTTCTGGACTAGGTCAACCAACTCCTTCTAGAGCTTTCCAAGAGAAAAACTTTCCGCCAAAAAGTAATGGGAATTCTTAACATAAATCTAGACCCTTCTATTTACAGAACGGTCCAGatctttatataaattaatcttCCTCCTCACACGCGCCGTCGCACGCTAAAATCCACAGTCACTCCCACACATCTCCACAATCTATAGCTCAAATTCGATAACAATGGCAAGATTGGGCGAAGGAGACAAGCGATGGATCGTGGAAGACCGCTCCGACGGAACCAACGTCCACAATTGGCACTGGGCCGAAACTAATTGCCTCGAGTGGTCTAGGAAATTCCTCGAGAACCTTCTGTGCGACAAGACCCTCCTCTCCGGCGAGGGCAATCTCTACATAAAGACTAAGAAGGTCGAGAAGCTCGACGGAGAAGCATACGTTAATGTTCGCAAGGGGAAGATTATTCCCGGCTACGAGTTGAATTTGGTTGTCTCCTACGAGGCGGAGGCCAAAGATTCCGATGGGAAATCGATTTTGAAAACCGAGGGTTCTGTCGAAGTTCCCTACATCTCCGATGAGAACGCCGGCGAGGATCCGGATTTGAGAATCACTATTAAAGACGATGGGCCGATTGGGAAAACGTTGAAGGAAGCATTTGTTGCCAAGGGGAAACCCTttgtttttgagaaaattagGGCATACGTTGACGCAATGGCGAAAGGCGGGCCTGCTAAGGAGGATTTGGAAGTGAAGAAAGTTTCCGTGAAGAAACCTGGTTCTGAGTCTGCTGCTGGGAGTAATAATGCGGCGGCGGCTGCTGCGCCCGTGAAGGAGGTGAAGAAGAAGGTGGAGAAGAGAAAGGAGGGGTTTAAGACGATAACGATGAGCGAGAAGTTTAGCTGTCGAGCGAGGGATCTGTTTGAGATTTTAATGGATGAAAATAGGTGGAGAGGGTTTACACAGAGCAATGCGAGGATCAGTAAGGAGGTGGGTGGAGAGTTCAGCATTTTTGATGGATCAGTGACGGGGAAGAACCTCGAGTTGCAGGAGGGGAAGCTCATTCTTCAGCAATGGAGATTTGGGAGCTGGCCTGATGGCGTCATGTCCACGGTATAGCACATAAAAATCTTGAATCTCTTCGACACTAAGTGATTTGTGACTGATGATTATCTTTTTTACTAGCAAATGTGGataatgtgtgtgtgttttgctCGTATGTTTCTGCAGCTAAGAATGCTAGTTTAGTTCAGTTGAATCTTGTTAAGAAATTCAAAGGGTGAGCGTAGTTTCAGCTTATTGGGCCAAATTGCCAATGTTCTTGTGTTTTAATGTGAGAAAGTgtgttttttttaatgagaGAAAGTGTGTCTGTGTTAGGCTTCTTGAGAAAATTGTGGGAAGTAGAAGTTGATTTTGAAGCTAACTATGTAGATTGCTGATGGATATACACAGGCCCCAGAAAATGAATCGGCATTGTTTAGGAGAAGAGTTAGGAGGTCTAGTCAGCATGATTATGGGATCCTTTATGAGCTAGTTTACGTCAATCCTAACTGCTACTATGCAGATTGCAAGAGTTTTTTGTTGATCTTGATGTAATGCACAGCAGCACAGGCATAGTTGTACATGAGCAAGTGGTGATAAGATAGATGAAAGCATAGCTATTGATGTCCTATGAGTTGCCTGTATTTCTTTATTCCATGATGTTGTTTGACAGATTGGAGTCTGATATTGAAAACTCTCCGGTAGTATATTTCTTTGATAAGCAATTTGCTCATGTTATACAATTGTTACATTGTAGGTAAGGCTCACTTTTGATGAGCCCGAATCTGGGGTGACCGTCGTCAAGCTCACTCACACCGATGTACCAGAGGAAGACAGGTTCGTTTCTCAATTGATTCATATATCTGTTGGCAGCTGCATTTCACTTTCTTAAGGTTTGTTGATGTTATAATATGACAACAATGCAGGTACGGCAATGCAACTGTGGTTGAAAACACTGAGAGAGGATGGAGGGATCTCATCTTCCACAAAATACGGGCTGTTTTTGGCTTCGGCATTTAGAATATACTATATGCTTTGAATCGATTGTGGAACTATGTTGTGTTCTTTTTTCACTTGACAACCCGAATGTGGGATTAGTTACCGGACCAAATTATGTTGTTGCCATCAAACTGATGATTGATTGATATAATCTTATGAAGAACTGTTTGATCAGAATGTGTCTTTAGATTTTCTCCAATTAGATGTTGTTATGTTTTAGATAGGTATATTTCTTGCATTGCATAGTAGTTTGCTCAAATCAAGATATACGTAAGCTCTGTTGGTGATTCAGACACATCCACTGGATTGGTGGAGATTTGTAACGAGACATGTGACATCCCAGGTTGATCATACTTCATCTGATCCAAACATCCTATTGCCTTTTGTAGCACTTATtcataggggtgagcatcggtcgGTTCGGCCCACCGACCGACCGTTTTTTAGCCGGCCGACCGACCGACCGGCCCACAAAAATTCAGACCGACCGACCGAAACTCCACATTCAAACCGgccgaaaaccgaaccggccAATTGTCGGTTTTCGGCCGACCGAATCGAACCGGCCGCTCCTGTGCAGTTTTTTAACATTCTCATTTCTTAACATTCa
This window encodes:
- the LOC131000522 gene encoding DNA-3-methyladenine glycosylase isoform X1, encoding MLLLSTKIQLRFFEKSNHLSSQMNKKQTVQSPSKVVRTIRKSTRPRAIALDSETKRKSRAKPNPHYQQEEEIRPITSISSIFLEKNPILSPNFYQIDALDLAPRLLGKHLKKDDVVLQITEVEAYRPNDSACHGRFGITARTAPVFGPGGHAYVYLCYGLHTMLNVVADKEGVGAAVLIRSCAPVSGLETVQQRRGLKSEKPVLLAGPGKVGQALGISTEWSNHPLFSPGGLELLDGPEPEKILVGPRVGIEYASPEHVTALWRFAIAGSPWISAPKNTLRSP
- the LOC131000522 gene encoding DNA-3-methyladenine glycosylase isoform X2 — its product is MLLLSTKIQLRFFEKSNHLSSQMNKKQTVQSPSKVVRTIRKSTRPRAIALDSETKRKSRAKPNPHYQQEEEIRPITSISSIFLEKNPILSPNFYQIDALDLAPRLLGKHLKKDDVVLQITEVEAYRPNDSACHGRFGITARTAPVFGPGGHAYVYLCYGLHTMLNVVADKEGVGAAVLIRSCAPVSGLETVQQRRGLKSEKPVLLAGPGKVGQALGISTEWSNHPLFSPDGPEPEKILVGPRVGIEYASPEHVTALWRFAIAGSPWISAPKNTLRSP
- the LOC131000532 gene encoding uncharacterized protein LOC131000532; the protein is MARLGEGDKRWIVEDRSDGTNVHNWHWAETNCLEWSRKFLENLLCDKTLLSGEGNLYIKTKKVEKLDGEAYVNVRKGKIIPGYELNLVVSYEAEAKDSDGKSILKTEGSVEVPYISDENAGEDPDLRITIKDDGPIGKTLKEAFVAKGKPFVFEKIRAYVDAMAKGGPAKEDLEVKKVSVKKPGSESAAGSNNAAAAAAPVKEVKKKVEKRKEGFKTITMSEKFSCRARDLFEILMDENRWRGFTQSNARISKEVGGEFSIFDGSVTGKNLELQEGKLILQQWRFGSWPDGVMSTVRLTFDEPESGVTVVKLTHTDVPEEDRYGNATVVENTERGWRDLIFHKIRAVFGFGI